One region of Pieris rapae chromosome Z, ilPieRapa1.1, whole genome shotgun sequence genomic DNA includes:
- the LOC110999303 gene encoding uncharacterized protein LOC110999303, translated as MCARAPKNKRKEGIMRILISLSILVGMAWCFEEDNWQPIVPGPHVYASLTPNDRSIEPSPQLKILNRRPIFSNVQSFETNKVSNPYNVAPNNDADTCSVYKVSMNQELFYQYLEYDTVLPDLKEFTLCMWAKFHNHSSDHPLFSYAVEGNPKEISAWISNTAEASYFSMAVHGQTFFRLNYPIKLNTWYHSCQSWNGRTGEWQIWINTERVGRGFHNRLVGHVIKGGGKVISGQEQSLLYKNDGLESVKSQSGLVGEITMLQLYHVALTAGKAHRDHKHHHAHRFTHDGSIIETASEFATEPPPPEPTPLGNGHFLIGGQLQKPSHINVAMPSQSNMLTAQIPSELQIPQDLVNNYQSVTQIPLNHIANRPQNLPFIQRYPNRPFGQVKGTSVSLSSSLLNPANVQYIDDTISRNLFKRNSNKRDKRDNPEKELAEEINSGKKDKRGLVALSDGSIIDEALLSPDVIDGNKDDELLFQQSLLSGLAGVVGNLPVQNLQKMTVDEREPAEAEVKAVMKVCSGCTPEPFKKVLVLSWRSTPKKLYSGAHYYKGLPICRAF; from the exons ATGTGCGCCCGCGCTCCAAAAAACAAGAGAAAAGAAGGAATC ATGCGGATTTTAATATCACTATCAATATTGGTGGGAATGGCATGGTGTTTTGAAGAGGATAATTGGCAACCTATTGTACCAGGACCACACGTTTACGCAAGCCTAACACCAAATGACAGATCTATTGAGCCAAG CCCCCAGTTGAAAATTTTGAACAGAAGGCCGATTTTCAGCAACGTTCAATCGTTCGAAACAAACAAAGTGTCGAACCCTTACAACGTAGCTCCTAATAACGATGCCGATACCTGTAGCGTCTACAAGGTGTCCATGAATCAGGAACTGTTCTATCAGTACCTCGAATACGACACAGTTCTTCCTGATCTTAAGGAGTTCACACTGTGCATGTGGGCCAAGTTCCACAACCATTCATCCGATCATCCTTTATTTTCGTATGCAG TCGAAGGCAATCCCAAAGAGATTTCTGCCTGGATCTCAAACACTGCAGAGGCCAGCTACTTCAGCATGGCTGTACATGGCCAAACATTTTTCCGGCTCAACTACCCCATAAAGTTAAACAC GTGGTATCATAGCTGTCAGTCTTGGAACGGCAGAACTGGAGAGTGGCAAATATGGATTAACACTGAGAGAGTCGGTAGAGGATTCCATAATAGG CTTGTGGGACACGTTATTAAAGGTGGAGGTAAAGTAATAAGTGGACAAGAACAATCATTGCTCTATAAAAATGATGGTTTGGAATCGGTAAAGA gtcAATCTGGATTAGTCGGAGAAATAACGATGCTACAGCTTTATCACGTTGCATTGACAGCTGGAAAAGCACACAGAGACCACAAACATCATCACGCTCATCGATTTACCCACGATGGTTCAATCATAGAAACAGCTTCAGAGTTTGCCACTGAACCCCCACCGCCAGAACCTACACCGTTAGGCAATGGCCATTTCTTAATTGGTGGACAGTTGCAGAAACCTTCCCACATAAATGTTGCAATGCCATCTCAATCAAATATGTTAACAGCACAGATTCCAAGCGAGCTTCAAATTCCACAAGATTTAGTTAACAATTATCAGTCAGTAACCCAAATTCCTTTGAACCATATCGCAAACAGACCGCAGAATTTACCTTTTATACAAAGATATCCTAATAGACCGTTTGGTCAAGTTAAAGGAACGAGTGTTTCATTATCAAGTTCACTATTGAATCCCGCTAATGTCCAATATATTGACGATACAATTTCCCgtaacttatttaaaagaaattcgAACAAACGTGATAAAAGAGATAATCCTGAGAAAGAACTAGCAGAGGAAATTAATTCAG GCAAAAAAGATAAACGCGGACTAGTAGCACTATCCGATGGATCGATAATAGATGAAGCTTTGCTGAGTCCTGATGTCATCGATGGTAATAAAGATGACGAACTTTTGTTCCAACAGTCGCTGTTAAGCGGTTTAGCAGGTGTTGTTGGAAATTTGCCAGTGCAAAATCTTCAAAAGATGACC gTGGATGAGAGAGAGCCAGCTGAAGCAGAAGTCAAAGCAGTCATGAAAGTTTGTAGTGGGTGCACACCAGAACCTTTCAAAAAGGTTCTCGTGCTTTCGTGGAGGTCGACACCCAAGAAATTATACAGCGGAGCGCATTATTACAAAGGACTACCTATATGTAGGGCGttctaa
- the LOC123690535 gene encoding uncharacterized protein LOC123690535, with translation MRFITYITVLLTAINCGAINRPVYKIILTQKGFTQFLQYDIDTPPIREFTFCTWIKFRDFSRDQTLFNYIVHGNDHILRLWLDSGGRYLKMSVNGITSSSYPVNLARDVWQHICLSYQSDYGAWALYIDSRLVTCEVAPSLQGFVLPAGGSVIIGYGTSNNGAPGGFEGEIFGANMILSSTIERNHTMKRNPKLRQKHFRRNKLTGSNDIKYIILGDMQSATSHQDFETTSSIPSSTQSYVSIRTPFSVVEHDVGIDLASRNNDELIRNKVNWGDPVIKKGINDDDKISFSNIMDDAAMTRPFKEHQFDLKQLNKGPSVSLYEQPPPVGSVIDYSKFSTNSVNELFGRHNMSKFTRKTVKLQNNVISNKRPATLASLDNDILSNSRSNSHFANSVLNFLKNNNIHKKLDHKKVPPTIPLFKTSDSFPYASDFRATKAYTPYIFHRKNLFDKPYKIMKRDVRNHRINVQVIQNDAIRNQILKSHSNLNPTNVEVTNWGEINSNKDLRFYRNTGNSVPETIISDVFIPRPFSVESNNRNKTLMPFEFRKNSINAILPFIKSGEYLSESNPDIKMNQNDIYTRSLSTPNKWHNVKSYNNDYSPRKIQNELSENKNDNMDMYNKKLPSIRLKYIPDNHKIVKNIDNDILKGRDLALQVSNVSEPFTDSVSILKYNHGFLPSQTKKRKESQFNKNIKIGNALNERAIIGDDEIEKYKSFIGGNENVPDINSYRSDLDKVNKEVPPSLGSKICKNLELVDRLLYIQPDGSIDVTHILSPVKETNLGIAFVIQNYKKCALQESIMEDHSLLFIDWSNTPVRLFGGATPKKTTDLCGFF, from the exons ATGagatttattacttacattacAGTATTATTAACTGCGATTAACTGTGGGGCCATTAATAGGccagtatataaaataatattgacacaaaaaggttttacacag TTTCTTCAGTATGACATTGATACGCCTCCAATTAGAGAATTCACGTTTTGTACGTGGATTAAATTTCGCGATTTCTCTCGTGATCAGAcgctgtttaattatattg TTCACGGAAATGACCACATACTAAGACTGTGGTTAGATTCCGGAGggcgatatttaaaaatgtctgtGAATGGAATAACGTCATCTAGTTACCCTGTCAATTTAGCTCGAGATGTATGGCAACATATATGTCTATCGTATCAATCAGATTACGGAGCCTGGGCGCTCTATATTGACAGCCGTCTTGTTACCTGTGAAGTCGCACCGAGT TTACAAGGATTTGTTTTGCCAGCGGGTGGTAGTGTAATTATAGGGTACGGAACTTCAAATAATG GTGCCCCAGGTGGATTTGAAGGAGAGATATTTGGAGCTAACATGATACTATCTTCGACCATTGAAAGAAATCATACAATGAAAAGAAATCCTAAACTGAGACAAAAACATTTTCGTAGAAACAAATTGACGGGTTCAaacgatataaaatatataattcttggCGATATGCAGTCGGCCACGTCTCATCAAGACTTTGAAACCACTTCGTCTATTCCCAGCAGTACTCAAAGTTATGTGTCCATAAGAACACCATTTAGTGTCGTAGAACACGATGTTGGTATTGATTTGGCATCCAGAAATAACGATGAGCTAATTCGAAACAAGGTTAATTGGGGTGACccagttataaaaaaaggaataaacGATGAcgataaaataagttttagtaatattatggATGATGCCGCCATGACTCGTCCTTTTAAAGAACATCAATTCGATTtgaaacaattgaataaaGGTCCTTCTGTGTCACTTTATGAACAGCCACCTCCGGTTGGCTCGGTTATTGACTATTCCAAATTTTCAACTAATTCAGTAAACGAACTTTTTGGTCGTCACAACATGAGCAAATTTACTCGCAAGACAGtaaaactacaaaataatgttatttcaaataaaaggcCTGCCACGTTAGCGTCACTAGATAATGATATCCTAAGTAACTCCAGATCAAATTCTCATTTCGCAAATagtgtgttaaattttctaaaaaacaataatatacataaaaaattagacCACAAGAAGGTACCTCCAACAATTCCTCTGTTTAAAACTTCGGATTCATTTCCATATGCTTCAGATTTTAGAGCAACTAAAGCTTATACGCCTTACatttttcatagaaaaaatttatttgacaaaccatataaaataatgaaacgcGATGTCCGAAATCATCGAATAAATGTTCAAGTTATTCAAAACGATGCCATtagaaatcaaattttaaagtCTCATTCCAATTTAAATCCAACCAACGTCGAAGTAACTAATTGGGGtgaaattaatagtaataaagacttacgattttatagaaatacagGAAATTCAGTCCCCGAAACAATTATCTCAGACGTATTTATACCTAGACCATTTTCCGTGGAGTCGAACAATAggaataaaactttaatgcCTTTTGAGTTTcgaaaaaatagtattaacgCAATATTACCATTTATAAAATCTGGTGAATATCTGTCTGAAAGCAATCCCGACATAAAAATGAACCAAAATGATATCTACACTCGAAGTTTATCTACTCCAAATAAGTGGCACAATGTAAAATCGTATAATAACGACTACTCGccaagaaaaattcaaaatgaattatctgaaaataaaaatgataacatGGATATGTACAACAAGAAATTGCCGTCAATTAGGTTAAAATACATTCCGGataatcataaaatagttaaaaacatagataatgatattttaaaaggccgTGATTTAGCCTTACAGGTGTCAAACGTTTCCGAGCCATTTACAGATTCAGTttcgatattaaaatataatcacgGATTTTTGCCTAGTCAAACTAAAAAGAGAAAAGAgtcacaatttaataaaaatataaaaattggtaATGCCTTAAATGAACGTGCCATTATTGGTGACgatgaaatagaaaaatacaaaagtttcaTCGGTGGTAATGAAAACGTTCCGGATATAAATAGTTACAGATCTGACTTAgacaaagtaaataaagaaGTTCCGCCTTCGTTAGGTTCAAAAATTTGCAAAAATCTTGAACTGGTTGATCGGTTGCTTTATATTCAGCCCGATGGAAGTATTGATGTTACACATATATTATCACCAGTGAAAGAAACAAATCTTGGTATAGcatttgtaatacaaaattataaaaaatgcgCGTTACAGGAATCGATAATGGAAGACCACTCcttgttatttattgattgGAGTAACACACCTGTTAGATTGTTTGGTGGTGCAACACCCAAAAAGACCACTGACCTAtgtggttttttttaa